In a single window of the Luteibacter rhizovicinus DSM 16549 genome:
- a CDS encoding carboxymuconolactone decarboxylase family protein, whose protein sequence is MSRISIPAIDTATGATADAYDQVRKMTGGQVPNLFAAVGHLAPGALNAYLAAETALASAGLGKKDLETIKLLVSAQTGCDYCLAAHTMLAKMTGLSIEATKAIGHMEPTGEAKRDALIRFVLRIMRESGTVPADAVADIRAAGYSDAQLVAVSLAIALTMFTNTFNRINDTDVDFPAVV, encoded by the coding sequence ATGAGCCGCATCTCCATCCCCGCCATCGACACCGCCACCGGTGCCACCGCCGATGCTTACGACCAGGTCCGCAAGATGACCGGCGGACAGGTCCCTAACCTCTTCGCTGCCGTGGGCCATCTCGCGCCCGGTGCATTGAACGCGTACCTTGCCGCCGAAACGGCACTCGCCTCCGCCGGCCTGGGCAAGAAGGATCTCGAGACCATCAAGCTGCTGGTGAGCGCACAGACCGGCTGTGACTACTGCCTGGCCGCACACACCATGCTCGCGAAGATGACGGGCCTGTCGATCGAGGCGACGAAGGCCATCGGGCACATGGAGCCGACCGGCGAAGCAAAGCGTGACGCGCTCATTCGCTTCGTGCTCCGGATCATGCGGGAAAGCGGCACCGTGCCGGCCGATGCCGTCGCGGACATCCGGGCTGCCGGGTATTCGGACGCGCAGCTGGTCGCCGTGTCGCTGGCCATCGCCCTGACGATGTTCACCAACACCTTCAACCGCATCAACGACACCGATGTGGATTTCCCCGCCGTCGTCTGA
- a CDS encoding YkgB family protein, whose protein sequence is MLRTSMVIIFAFFGYQKWFDYEAQILIPYISNGPLIAWMYPVFGIRGASTFLGVTEWTIGLLLLAGFWHRTLGAVGALGSIATFVGTVTIIPFMPHGWAESAGGFPAMVGNVPFLMKDVVLLAVSVHLFRQDLAARHQLEPDDATQDQRDTK, encoded by the coding sequence ATGCTCCGCACGTCCATGGTCATCATCTTCGCGTTCTTCGGCTACCAGAAATGGTTCGACTACGAGGCGCAGATCCTCATTCCCTACATCAGCAATGGCCCGCTGATCGCATGGATGTATCCGGTGTTCGGCATTCGCGGCGCGAGTACCTTTCTGGGCGTGACGGAGTGGACGATCGGCTTGCTGCTTCTGGCCGGTTTCTGGCATCGAACGCTGGGAGCGGTGGGTGCGCTGGGCTCGATCGCCACCTTCGTCGGCACGGTGACGATCATTCCCTTCATGCCTCACGGCTGGGCGGAATCGGCCGGTGGCTTCCCTGCCATGGTGGGCAATGTGCCCTTCCTCATGAAGGATGTCGTCCTTCTGGCGGTATCGGTCCATCTGTTCAGGCAGGACTTAGCTGCCCGACACCAGCTTGAGCCCGATGACGCCACCCAGGATCAGCGCGATACAAAGTAG
- a CDS encoding DMT family transporter, with translation MPWLWLSLAGVLEIGFAFFLKSSMGFSRWLPAVLTVVTGLSSVVLLSISLRTLPVGTGYAVWTGIGAAGTAIMGIALLGDSAAPMRLLCIALILGGVIGLKLVSGS, from the coding sequence ATGCCCTGGCTATGGCTCAGTCTCGCTGGCGTGCTGGAGATCGGCTTCGCGTTCTTCCTGAAGTCGTCGATGGGTTTTTCCCGATGGTTGCCCGCTGTGCTTACGGTCGTCACGGGTTTGTCGAGCGTCGTGCTGCTTTCGATCTCGTTGCGTACGCTTCCCGTGGGCACGGGGTACGCCGTCTGGACGGGCATCGGTGCGGCCGGCACGGCCATCATGGGCATCGCGCTGCTCGGCGATTCGGCCGCACCCATGCGGCTACTTTGTATCGCGCTGATCCTGGGTGGCGTCATCGGGCTCAAGCTGGTGTCGGGCAGCTAA
- a CDS encoding carboxymuconolactone decarboxylase family protein — MNQRIDYSNASPDGYKAFGGVYLTVLKGSLPKALIDLVYLRVSQINGCAFCIDMHSRDLLKSGLDVDKLVLIPVWHDAGNVFTTREKRALAWAETVTNVSTTGVPDADYEAAAGEFNGAELADLTYAIGLMNAFNRFGVAFRSTPVAAGKA, encoded by the coding sequence ATGAACCAGCGCATCGACTACTCCAACGCATCCCCCGACGGCTACAAGGCATTCGGCGGCGTGTACCTCACCGTGCTCAAGGGCAGCCTGCCGAAAGCGCTCATCGACCTCGTATACCTTCGCGTGTCGCAGATCAACGGCTGCGCGTTCTGCATCGACATGCATTCGCGCGATCTGCTCAAGTCCGGCCTCGACGTCGACAAACTCGTCCTGATTCCGGTCTGGCACGATGCAGGCAACGTGTTCACCACCCGTGAGAAGAGGGCTCTCGCATGGGCGGAAACCGTGACCAATGTGTCGACGACCGGTGTCCCCGACGCGGACTATGAAGCAGCCGCCGGTGAGTTCAACGGCGCCGAGCTCGCCGATCTCACCTACGCCATCGGCTTGATGAACGCCTTCAACCGGTTTGGCGTCGCCTTCCGCTCGACCCCTGTTGCCGCCGGCAAGGCGTGA
- a CDS encoding PLP-dependent aminotransferase family protein, with amino-acid sequence MAIARPSYLGSLDTEAASPYYRQIYDRFCDAIVGGVLKPGDRIPSARALAEELGLARGTIDAAYSLLMAEGYIQSRGQAGTIVTPDLIPRAPARATVPAVTRRPASSFRPDSIRPFQMGLPALDAFPRKVWARLGARCAREMQPSDMVHPAVQGLPELRAQIAAYLQVSRGIACSPSQVFVTSGYRHTLSLIAQALLKTGDKVWTEDPGYPPTRQLLGHMRMATVPVPVDQEGIVVSEGMRLAPRARAAVVTPAHQSPLCVSLSLARRWALLDWATRNQAWIVEDDYDGEYRYISRPLPALKSLDREGRVLYAGTFSKVLFPSIRLAYLVVPEDQVERFDDVSEVFAAGSSWLMQAVVSAFIHEGHFARHIQRMRRLYGERRDMTAAGLENVLGKYVSIDTQPGGMHLILRLLARRSDRRLVARMLEAGLYAEALTDWTSRRDGASALLLNFTNVESQNKAEALGKRMLEIMA; translated from the coding sequence ATGGCTATCGCAAGACCCAGTTACCTCGGATCGCTCGACACCGAAGCGGCGTCGCCTTACTACAGGCAGATCTACGATCGCTTCTGCGATGCCATCGTCGGCGGCGTGTTGAAGCCGGGCGACCGGATTCCGTCGGCACGCGCGCTGGCCGAGGAGCTCGGATTGGCCAGGGGCACGATCGACGCCGCTTACTCCCTGCTGATGGCCGAGGGTTACATCCAGTCGCGCGGCCAGGCCGGGACGATCGTCACGCCCGATCTCATCCCGAGGGCACCGGCGCGAGCCACCGTGCCAGCGGTCACCCGGCGCCCGGCGAGCAGCTTTCGTCCGGATTCGATACGGCCCTTCCAGATGGGCTTGCCCGCCCTCGATGCCTTTCCGCGCAAAGTATGGGCTCGACTCGGCGCCCGCTGCGCACGTGAGATGCAACCGTCCGACATGGTTCATCCCGCCGTACAGGGCCTGCCCGAACTGCGCGCGCAGATCGCCGCGTACCTCCAGGTGTCTCGCGGTATCGCGTGTTCGCCGTCGCAGGTCTTCGTAACCTCCGGATACCGGCACACCCTGTCACTCATCGCGCAGGCACTGCTGAAGACAGGCGACAAGGTGTGGACGGAGGATCCGGGCTATCCACCGACCCGGCAACTGCTCGGTCACATGAGGATGGCCACCGTGCCCGTCCCGGTGGATCAGGAGGGCATCGTGGTATCCGAAGGCATGCGGCTGGCTCCGCGTGCGCGTGCCGCCGTAGTCACGCCGGCACACCAAAGCCCGCTTTGCGTGTCCTTGTCACTGGCGCGTCGATGGGCCTTGCTGGACTGGGCGACGCGAAACCAGGCGTGGATCGTCGAGGACGACTACGACGGTGAGTACCGGTATATCAGCCGGCCCCTGCCGGCCTTGAAGAGCCTCGACAGGGAAGGGCGAGTGCTCTACGCAGGAACCTTCAGCAAGGTGTTGTTCCCCAGCATCCGCCTCGCCTATCTCGTGGTTCCCGAGGACCAGGTAGAGCGTTTTGACGACGTCAGCGAGGTCTTCGCTGCGGGCAGTTCGTGGCTCATGCAGGCCGTCGTCTCGGCCTTCATCCACGAAGGACACTTTGCAAGGCACATCCAACGGATGCGCAGGCTCTACGGCGAACGCCGCGACATGACAGCGGCTGGGCTGGAAAACGTGCTGGGCAAGTACGTGAGCATAGACACCCAGCCCGGCGGCATGCACCTGATCCTGCGACTTCTGGCCCGGCGCTCCGATCGCCGACTGGTCGCACGCATGCTCGAGGCAGGTTTATACGCGGAGGCGCTGACCGACTGGACGTCGCGCCGCGATGGTGCCTCGGCCTTGCTCCTCAACTTCACGAACGTCGAATCGCAGAACAAGGCGGAGGCATTGGGCAAGCGGATGCTGGAAATCATGGCCTAG
- a CDS encoding FMN-dependent NADH-azoreductase has translation MKTILHVSCSPRGEAAESYRLSNRIVAWLSQRDPSTEVTQRVIGNGSLPHVDMNYAISQASLHDVSQDGSMALSETLVEELERADYVVIGTPMHNLSVPSALKAWLDHVVRARRTFTMTASGKVGTLRDRPVYIAIASGGRFSGERARQPDFLTPYLTTILAMIGLHNVTFFTVQGTGAGPDAVDATRIETEAALQAHFQPDHPRVS, from the coding sequence ATGAAAACCATCCTCCATGTGAGTTGCAGCCCGCGCGGCGAAGCGGCGGAAAGCTATCGTCTTTCCAACCGGATCGTCGCATGGCTGAGTCAGCGCGACCCATCGACCGAGGTCACGCAGCGTGTGATCGGCAACGGCAGCCTGCCGCACGTCGACATGAACTACGCGATCTCCCAGGCGTCGTTGCACGACGTGTCGCAGGACGGTTCCATGGCACTCTCCGAGACCCTGGTCGAGGAACTGGAGCGTGCGGATTACGTCGTCATCGGCACGCCGATGCATAACCTGTCCGTGCCGTCGGCGCTCAAGGCCTGGCTCGATCACGTGGTTCGTGCCCGGCGGACTTTCACCATGACGGCGTCGGGAAAGGTCGGCACCCTACGCGACCGCCCGGTCTACATCGCGATCGCCTCGGGCGGCCGATTCTCCGGCGAGCGCGCACGCCAACCGGATTTCCTGACGCCTTATCTCACCACCATCCTGGCGATGATCGGCCTGCACAACGTCACGTTTTTCACCGTGCAAGGCACGGGTGCAGGACCCGACGCTGTCGATGCGACGAGGATCGAGACAGAAGCGGCGCTTCAGGCTCACTTCCAGCCGGACCACCCGCGCGTTTCTTGA
- a CDS encoding MOSC and FAD-binding oxidoreductase domain-containing protein — translation MATLISVNVGLPKDVAWQGQVVYTSVWKAPVTGRVMARRLNIDGDGQGDLKGHGGEHRAVMVYQTESYRYWEAFLARPPLEPGSFGENLTVDGLPDSEVCIGDRFRIGDALLEVTQPRVTCYRVGLRMEEPRMPSLLVSHKRPGFYCRVIEEGLIGAGDVITRELSGSDVSVTEIDALLYLTDHPRDALQRAIDVPALSTGWRQSLEAMLSAGPEASGNAGLSTAPAAEPAWPGFREVRVCSTHEESASVRSFVVEAADGAALPPARGGQFIVVRLTPPPPHPPLIRSYSLSDASTHGRYRFSVKRAAGEGSAYLHTHVGQGDRLSISAPRGSFFLGPDTGPVVLWSAGIGITPVLAMLRELASTPSAPPRKIYWVHGARSGEENAFAAEVDGLLRQMSLAVRLIAFSQPLGADSLGRDYDVQGRITVATLGQLAIPADARVYLCGPTTFMEQARASLHSAGFADANILSERFGGEEALRPGIVGAVTRAPHPPTAAATEGALVTFVRSGLTVHWDTRYASLLELAEACDVPVRWSCRSGVCHNCETPMIDGAVSYVTDPLQPAANGRILICCTTPAHDVELDL, via the coding sequence ATGGCCACGTTGATTTCCGTAAACGTCGGGCTCCCCAAGGACGTTGCCTGGCAAGGCCAGGTCGTTTACACCAGCGTATGGAAGGCGCCCGTCACGGGTCGCGTCATGGCCCGCCGACTCAATATCGACGGCGACGGACAAGGTGACCTGAAAGGCCATGGCGGCGAGCATCGTGCCGTCATGGTGTACCAGACCGAGTCCTACCGATACTGGGAGGCGTTTCTGGCCAGACCACCCCTGGAACCGGGGTCATTCGGCGAGAACCTCACCGTCGATGGCTTGCCCGACAGCGAGGTCTGCATCGGGGACAGGTTTCGCATCGGCGACGCGCTGCTGGAGGTGACGCAACCACGGGTGACCTGTTATCGCGTGGGACTGCGCATGGAGGAGCCGAGGATGCCGTCACTCCTGGTGTCGCACAAACGGCCGGGGTTCTATTGCCGGGTCATCGAAGAGGGGTTGATCGGCGCCGGCGACGTCATTACCCGGGAGCTCAGCGGTAGTGACGTGAGCGTCACCGAGATCGACGCCCTGCTCTACCTGACCGACCATCCGCGCGACGCATTGCAGCGCGCTATCGACGTGCCTGCTCTCAGTACCGGCTGGCGACAGTCGCTCGAGGCGATGCTTTCCGCCGGCCCGGAGGCCTCGGGCAACGCCGGCCTCTCGACAGCACCCGCCGCCGAGCCGGCGTGGCCTGGCTTCCGCGAGGTACGTGTCTGCTCCACGCATGAGGAAAGCGCGTCCGTCCGATCCTTCGTCGTCGAGGCCGCCGATGGTGCGGCCCTGCCTCCCGCACGCGGTGGCCAGTTCATCGTCGTCAGGTTGACGCCACCTCCGCCGCATCCACCGCTCATACGGAGTTACTCGCTATCGGACGCCAGCACTCACGGTCGCTATCGCTTCTCGGTGAAACGCGCCGCCGGCGAGGGCAGCGCGTACTTGCATACTCACGTCGGACAAGGCGATCGCCTGAGTATCAGTGCGCCGCGCGGCAGCTTCTTCCTCGGTCCCGACACCGGTCCCGTAGTGCTCTGGAGTGCCGGCATCGGCATCACCCCCGTCCTCGCCATGCTCCGCGAGTTGGCAAGCACGCCGTCCGCACCGCCGAGAAAGATCTATTGGGTGCACGGCGCCCGGAGTGGCGAAGAAAATGCCTTCGCCGCCGAAGTGGACGGCTTGCTTCGGCAGATGTCACTCGCGGTACGACTCATCGCGTTCAGTCAGCCCCTCGGCGCGGACAGCCTTGGTCGCGACTACGACGTGCAAGGCCGCATCACCGTCGCGACGCTCGGGCAACTCGCCATTCCGGCCGATGCCAGGGTCTACTTATGCGGACCCACGACCTTCATGGAGCAGGCGCGTGCCAGCCTGCACAGCGCCGGCTTCGCCGACGCCAATATCCTCTCCGAACGCTTCGGCGGCGAGGAAGCGCTTCGTCCGGGCATCGTTGGCGCGGTGACCAGGGCACCTCACCCTCCGACCGCCGCTGCCACCGAGGGGGCGCTTGTCACCTTCGTCCGAAGCGGACTCACCGTCCATTGGGACACGCGTTACGCCAGCCTGCTGGAACTGGCCGAGGCCTGCGACGTGCCGGTGCGGTGGTCATGCCGCTCGGGTGTCTGCCATAACTGCGAAACACCCATGATCGACGGCGCGGTGTCCTATGTGACGGACCCGCTTCAACCCGCCGCGAACGGACGCATCCTGATCTGCTGCACGACACCAGCGCACGACGTGGAACTGGATCTTTAA
- a CDS encoding MBL fold metallo-hydrolase — translation MHRSPLQRVLLASAVTAALVVGTTAGLARADSPAKPVSPVIMINKAAATTPIETTPLRGPLSMLSGSGGNITVLSGKQGKLMVDAGIAVSRPRIEAALTAISNAPIKYLINTHYHWDHTDGNPWVHDDGATIIATAGTAARVSKSIRVDDWDFTFPPLPASGVPTEILKANKTYHFDGQTVEVVLVDPAHTDTDLYVVFKEANVAALGDLFWNGVYPFIDNENGGGIDGMIKADDAILAQLKDDVILAPGHGPVGTKKQFREFRDMLAGVRDKVAALKKQGKSRDEVVAAKPTAQYDAVYGHFVIDPDFFTRIVYDGLK, via the coding sequence ATGCATCGCAGTCCGCTCCAGCGTGTCCTTCTGGCTTCCGCCGTTACCGCAGCCCTGGTCGTCGGGACCACGGCAGGGCTTGCCCGGGCAGACAGCCCCGCCAAGCCGGTCAGTCCGGTGATCATGATCAACAAGGCCGCGGCCACCACGCCGATCGAGACCACGCCCTTGCGCGGCCCGCTCAGCATGCTGTCGGGATCCGGTGGCAACATCACCGTGCTGTCGGGCAAGCAGGGCAAGCTGATGGTCGACGCCGGCATCGCGGTATCGCGGCCACGCATCGAAGCCGCGCTGACAGCCATCAGCAATGCGCCGATCAAGTACCTGATCAACACGCACTACCACTGGGATCACACGGACGGTAACCCCTGGGTTCACGACGATGGGGCAACGATCATCGCGACGGCAGGCACGGCGGCACGTGTTTCGAAGTCGATCCGCGTCGACGACTGGGACTTCACGTTTCCGCCACTCCCCGCCAGCGGTGTGCCCACGGAGATCCTGAAGGCGAACAAGACCTATCACTTCGACGGCCAGACCGTCGAGGTCGTCCTGGTCGATCCGGCGCATACCGACACCGACCTGTATGTCGTCTTCAAGGAAGCGAACGTCGCGGCGCTGGGCGACCTGTTCTGGAACGGTGTTTACCCGTTCATCGATAACGAGAACGGCGGTGGCATCGACGGCATGATCAAGGCCGATGACGCGATACTCGCCCAACTGAAGGACGATGTGATTCTGGCGCCGGGCCACGGACCGGTGGGTACGAAGAAACAGTTCCGCGAGTTCCGCGACATGCTTGCCGGTGTCCGCGACAAGGTCGCCGCACTGAAAAAGCAGGGCAAGTCACGTGACGAAGTGGTCGCGGCGAAACCCACCGCCCAGTACGACGCGGTATACGGACACTTCGTGATCGATCCGGACTTCTTCACCCGCATCGTCTACGACGGTCTCAAGTAG
- a CDS encoding cupin domain-containing protein, whose protein sequence is MSRLTSSAGGLLAIVGLLVGTSAHADKRTQLSQHDLSIPGWEEVQMRVDLDPGHIAPNHRHPGEEIIYVVEGTMEYDLEGQPPLTLKAGGVLVVPKGVVHSAKNVGTTNAAEIGTYIVPKGQPLLEWVK, encoded by the coding sequence ATGTCTCGACTCACATCATCCGCAGGCGGCCTGTTGGCCATAGTCGGCCTTCTAGTGGGCACCAGCGCTCACGCCGACAAGCGTACGCAACTCTCGCAGCATGACCTGAGCATTCCGGGATGGGAGGAAGTCCAGATGCGCGTCGACCTCGATCCCGGCCATATCGCGCCGAACCACCGCCATCCAGGTGAAGAGATCATCTACGTCGTCGAGGGCACGATGGAGTACGACCTCGAAGGCCAGCCGCCGTTGACGTTGAAAGCCGGCGGGGTGCTCGTTGTTCCCAAGGGCGTGGTTCACAGCGCCAAGAACGTGGGCACGACGAATGCCGCGGAGATCGGCACGTACATCGTCCCCAAGGGCCAGCCCCTGCTCGAATGGGTGAAGTGA
- a CDS encoding class I SAM-dependent methyltransferase, whose protein sequence is MKSAFYIAASAALLSVVAVAKTPPPATSQSIAAAIADTHRPEKDIQQDAIRRPADLVAFSKVKPGDVVMDVWPGGGYWTRLFSPIVGPKGKVYAYVPAEIAGFKTDPVGIAKALAAEPGRGNVEAISDPIAQQPKPSAFNTFDVIWTFENYHDLHNSFMNGASVDGFNQAVFKLVKPGGYFVVVDHAAAPGAGLKNTEDLHRIDPATVKAEVEKAGFVLDAEATLLANPADDHTLKIFDPAIKGKTDRFMLRFKKPAQ, encoded by the coding sequence ATGAAATCAGCCTTTTACATCGCGGCATCCGCCGCCCTGTTATCGGTAGTTGCGGTCGCGAAGACGCCGCCGCCTGCCACCAGTCAGTCCATCGCCGCCGCCATCGCCGATACCCATCGGCCCGAAAAGGACATCCAGCAGGATGCCATTCGTCGCCCGGCGGATCTGGTCGCCTTCTCCAAGGTGAAGCCCGGCGACGTCGTCATGGACGTCTGGCCGGGCGGTGGCTACTGGACCCGCCTGTTCTCGCCGATCGTGGGCCCCAAGGGCAAGGTTTACGCCTACGTTCCCGCCGAGATCGCAGGCTTCAAGACCGATCCGGTCGGCATTGCCAAGGCGCTGGCCGCCGAGCCGGGGCGTGGGAACGTCGAAGCCATTTCGGATCCGATCGCCCAGCAACCGAAGCCGTCCGCCTTCAACACCTTCGACGTCATCTGGACGTTCGAGAACTACCACGACCTCCACAACAGCTTCATGAACGGCGCGAGCGTCGACGGCTTCAACCAGGCCGTGTTCAAGCTGGTCAAGCCGGGCGGTTACTTCGTCGTCGTCGACCATGCCGCCGCGCCGGGAGCAGGCCTGAAGAACACCGAAGACCTGCACCGGATCGACCCGGCGACCGTGAAGGCCGAAGTCGAGAAGGCGGGCTTCGTGCTCGACGCCGAGGCGACACTCCTGGCCAATCCCGCCGACGATCACACGCTCAAGATTTTCGATCCGGCCATAAAGGGCAAGACGGATCGTTTCATGCTGCGCTTCAAGAAGCCGGCGCAATAA
- a CDS encoding RNA polymerase sigma factor, giving the protein MTWMLTPKTDSELIARFLAGDQRAFADLVRRYQSPIRQFLRRLAAGDHALADDMAQETFLKMFTSLASFRGEAGLSTWLHTIAYRCFLRYVSSHSRLQFVDDDHMPEAMSVAPTAMSDILVEQMMKHLSLNERLMVTLSVSGGMSHAEIAEITQAPLGTIKSHINRAKKKLARLLGSEEERT; this is encoded by the coding sequence ATGACGTGGATGTTGACGCCGAAGACGGACAGCGAGCTGATTGCACGATTCCTCGCCGGGGACCAGCGGGCGTTCGCCGATCTGGTGAGGCGGTATCAGTCGCCCATTCGCCAGTTCCTCAGGCGCCTGGCCGCCGGTGATCATGCGCTAGCCGACGATATGGCCCAGGAAACGTTCCTCAAGATGTTTACCAGCCTCGCGTCGTTCCGGGGGGAGGCCGGCTTGTCGACCTGGCTTCACACCATCGCGTACCGGTGCTTTCTCCGGTACGTGAGCAGCCACTCCCGCCTTCAGTTCGTGGACGACGATCACATGCCGGAAGCCATGTCGGTGGCGCCCACCGCGATGTCGGACATTCTCGTGGAGCAGATGATGAAGCACCTGAGCCTCAACGAACGACTCATGGTGACGCTTTCCGTGTCGGGCGGCATGAGTCACGCGGAGATTGCCGAGATTACCCAGGCACCGTTGGGCACCATCAAATCGCATATCAACCGCGCGAAGAAGAAGCTCGCGCGTCTGCTGGGTTCCGAGGAGGAACGAACATGA
- a CDS encoding DUF6249 domain-containing protein: MDGIYIPIIGFLSIAAMFITFSVLNSWSQFEVQRTLRTALEKGAPLTSELVAQMTTNRSSRNTDMRRGVIIVAIGLAALVAGPITGQMQEFATVAVFPIFVGLGFLLVWRLERKAGTP, translated from the coding sequence ATGGACGGTATCTACATCCCCATCATCGGCTTCCTCAGCATCGCCGCCATGTTCATCACCTTTTCGGTGCTGAACAGCTGGAGCCAGTTCGAGGTGCAACGGACGCTTCGTACGGCTCTGGAGAAGGGAGCGCCGCTGACCTCGGAGCTGGTCGCGCAGATGACGACGAACCGGTCGTCGCGCAACACCGACATGCGTCGGGGCGTGATCATCGTTGCCATTGGCCTGGCGGCACTGGTGGCGGGTCCGATCACGGGGCAGATGCAGGAGTTCGCCACCGTCGCGGTGTTTCCGATCTTCGTCGGGCTTGGATTCCTGCTGGTGTGGCGACTGGAGCGAAAGGCCGGCACGCCTTGA
- a CDS encoding VOC family protein — MIDHIGIYVRDFERSKAFYVATLKAIGYELLLEIPASVTGRTDVAGFGENGKADFWIYRGEPNQPPVHVAFRVTTQHDVRAFHEAALDAGGRDNGPPGPRSHYSDGYYGGFILDPDGHNIEAAFHAP, encoded by the coding sequence ATGATCGACCATATCGGCATCTACGTTCGCGACTTCGAGCGAAGCAAGGCCTTTTACGTGGCTACGCTCAAGGCCATCGGCTATGAACTCCTGCTGGAGATCCCCGCATCCGTGACCGGGCGTACGGATGTCGCCGGCTTTGGCGAAAATGGCAAGGCGGACTTCTGGATCTACCGGGGCGAGCCGAATCAGCCGCCGGTCCACGTGGCCTTCCGTGTTACCACGCAGCACGATGTGCGGGCCTTCCACGAAGCGGCGCTGGACGCGGGCGGCCGCGACAACGGTCCGCCGGGCCCACGATCCCATTACAGCGACGGCTACTACGGTGGCTTCATCCTCGATCCGGACGGCCATAACATCGAGGCGGCGTTCCACGCCCCCTAG